ATGGACCAGGCCTTATGGAAGGACAGGGAAAAACCTTCCGAAGGGTTTCATTATGGTGGGGATTTTGGCGATTTCCCGAATGACCGTAATTTTTGCATTAATGGTTTGATTGACGCGAACCAGGTTCCCCACCCACATTATTATGAGTTAACGAAGGTTTACCAGCCTGTTTCTTTCAAACTGATTCGTAAAAAACCACTGGTCATAGTAATTGCCAACCGGCAGCTAACTACCCATCTTAGCGCTTACAACTTTAGCTATACCTTACATGAGGATGGAAAACAAGCCCTTGAGGTACAGCTCGATGATGTTGATATACCCCCATTGGTACAAAAGCAAATTACTTTGCCCGATATTGCCTACGATTCGTTAAAAGAATGTTTCCTGACCCTAAAACTTTCTTTAAAAGAAAATCAGGTTTGGGCAAAAAAAGGACATGTACTGGCATGGGAACAATTTCGACTAAGTGGGCGTTCAGGTAGTTCCATATCAATGGATACACAAGGGGCATCAAAACAGGAAAAGATTGAAACAATGAATCATCTTTTGATTTCAGGTGATACGTATTCCATAAAATTCGATAAACGAACTGGGATGATTGATACCTATACGATTGGAGGTGAAACACTGATTGAAAACGGGGTCAGGTTTAATTTTTGGCGTGCCCTAACAGACAATGATAAAGGCTGGAAGGTTGATGAAAAAATGGCATTATGGGAAAATGCCAATGAAAAGTATACGGTTCTGGATTTTGAAATGAAAGAGGCCAAAGGGGGTACTATAATCCTAAATGGGGCATATTTATTCACGGAAACAAACTCCAAAGCAAAATTGCAGTACACGGTTTACCCCAGCGGGACCCTTCATATTGATTATGAAATAACAATTCCCGAAGAGTCGCCTGAAGTGCCCCGGATAGGGCTGCAATTTGGAATCAACAAAAAGTTAAGGCATATCCAATGGTACGGACGCGGCCCACACGAAAATTACGCCGACCGAAAAACAAGTGCCGCAATCGGAACGTATCGTTCAACCATTGAAGAGTTTATTACGCCCTACGTAAGGCCACAGGAAAATGCCAACCGTTGCGATATACGTTGGATTAGTTTTAGCAATAATAATGAGCAAACACTTCAGTTTAAAGCTATCGATAAGAGTGTTTTTTCGGCAAGCGCGTGGCCTTATTCGCAGCATACCTTGAGCCAAAGCACCCATAATCGTGATTTGGTTTCAGGTAAAACTATCGTTGTAAATATCGATTGTGTTCAAATGGGAGTAGGGGGAGATAATTCATGGGGCTTACCAGTGAACGAACAATATCTTATAAAGCCGGCCACCTATCGCTATAGTTTTAGTATAATTGCAAAATAGTGGAGTTCATTTTGGGCTTAATGATAATGCTATTTGAAACCCAAAAATCTTTAAAGGGTTTTCAAAGTAAGGTGTGACAAACACAGGGTGACTGCGTGAACTCGAATGGATTTAGAGCATCCATAAAAGATGGCCCAACTAAGAGAGAAGGGTTTTACAACAATTGTAAAAAAACCTACTACCATGAATTGGCACGAAGAAACGACTATCTTACAGTAGCTATACTCCTCTAATTCATTCAAAAATGTTGACCATTTCTGCCAACTTTTCCAGATTGGATTTGGTTAGGTTGTTCTGTTGTCAAAAATCATCCCCTAAATTGTAGAGCTGATATTCTTGGAATTACATAATTCTACCCCCACGTTTTTATTTGTGGTGGCATAGGTCCTTCGCTTTTGGTCTTTGATATGTTGGTATAAACCCAAGTCTGCTTTGGTGGCCTACATGGGGAATGTGGGGCGTTGAAGGAAGCAAACAGGAAAAAGGGTTTGCCTTTGTGGCGAACGATAAAATCAACACATTCATCACCTTTGTCATCAGTGAGGTAGGTAATAGCCCGGGGTATTTTATAATTACTTTAAATAGGGAGCAAATAGGTTTTTCGGTAGTTTCTTTTGACCTAAAATAATTATGCCCCCCAAATCGCCAAAGCCCAGATCATCTGCCAAAATGATTACAAAATTGGGTTTTTCCATTTTGCCTTGGGCCTGAACAAGTGTCCAAATCCAGCATAAACAGAAGACCGATATAAAGAATCTCTTCTTCATGGGACAGTTACTTAATTCTTGTTGGTCAAATTTACTTGCACAGGTTGTATGGTAAACGAATACTTAAGTTTGGAGGCATCCAGTTTGTACTCATCGTTGGCCAAGGCGGTCATACTCCAGCTATTATCCCCTCCTACACCCGTTTGGCCATAATCGATATGTAAGTACACCGCATCGCGGGGTTTGATATCCGTTGTATGGCGTTGGGCCTTTTTTGAAGTTCCTGGATCAAAATCTTCCATGGAATTATGATGGGCCGAAAAGGAAAAAGTATTGTCAGACACAAAATTTAAGCCTGTTCCTACTTCATTGGTGAAACTGGTATAGCGCACATCGGTGCGGTTGCCGTTTTCTTGTGGACGGATATAAGGTACGTAAAAGTCGGCCACTTTAGCAGTGTATTTTCCAACAAAGGAGGCCGATTTTCGGTCCACATAGTTCTCGATGGGACCACGACCGTAATAATCAACATTGTCAAATTGTCGTTGCAGTACCAATACCATGCCGTAGCGTGGCATATACTTCAGTTTATCGGGATTTTTTGGCAAAAAACTGCACTGTACCCCTAAACTACCGTTTTTGGAAATAGTATAGACAATGGTATTGGTAGCCTCTAATTGGTTATAGGCAAATTCATAGGTGAAAATACGGTTGCCCCTTTTGTCCTTGGTGTAGTCAAAATGCGTTAACTCTTTTTCTTCTGCTGCATTTCTGTAGACAAAATAGTCTTCATCTTTAGGGGCATTATAAGACCCCCAAGCCCCAAAATCATTGTCGGTAGGTGCCCGCCAAAAGGTCATCTTTGCAGGTTCGAGCAATAGGTTGTCATCTCCTTGTTTTATGGCGTCCAGACCAAAACCATTTTTACTGAACTCATAAGTATACCCTCCTACCGATACGCTATAGACACCCTTTGTCTTGGCCACTTTGGTCCTCACCCTTAGGGATGTCGGACTGGGTTCCACAAAGTTGTTGCCTTTTTGAAGTTCAAATTGTTCTGACGCCAATAAGGTACCCTTGGGCAACAGGGGTTCATCTGCTTTATTTACTGCGGTAAGGTTTATATAGTACTCTTTGCCAGGAACCAAGGTATAGTCAAAGTCAACGCTTACCCTGGCGGTTTGTTGGGGACCTACTGAAGCTATATCCAAAGTTTTTCTAGCGACTTCCACACCGTTTTCAATCAGTGCAGCTTCAAACAGCAGACGTTCGGTAGTGGTAAAGAAATGTTCGTTGAACAACTCATACTGTTGGTCGCCGACTTTGCTGAACAGTATATTTTGGTACACTTTTTTAACTTCAAAAAGTCCCGGATGGGGTCGACGGTCGGAACCAATTAGGCCATTGGCACAGAAGTTACCGTCGTTGTGCAAGTGCTCAGGCTCAAAATCGCCCCCATAAGCATAGTACTTTTCACCAGTTTCCGTGGTCCGTTCCAAGCCTTGGTCCATCCAATCCCAAATAAAGCCACCTTGCACCCTTGGGTGTTCACGGACCCAATCCCAATAGTCCTTAAAATTGCCGTTGCTATTGCCCATAGCATGGCTGTACTCACACCAGAAAAATGGCCGTTGTTCATCCAATGGCTTTTTGTCATCATGGTCAAAATGTTCGCGCATAACGTGTAGGTCCTGATCGGCGTACATCCAGCTGATTACATCGGTGGTCCTTCCCTCGTAGTGGATGGTGTCCCTTGCCCTGCCAGCACGTTCATAATGTACGGGACGACTGGGGTCATAGGATTTTATCCAATTGTAGGGGCCTACAAAGTTGTCACCATTACCGGCCTCATTGCCCATGGACCATAGGATGATGGAGGGGTGGTTTTGGTATTGGCGCACCATGTTCTGTATGCGTTCCATATGGCCAAGCTTAAACTGTGGGTCGCCTGCCAAGGTTTCGCCTTTTTTATACCCATAACCGTGGGATTCGATGTTCGCTTCACTAATTACATAGATGCCGTATTCATCGCATAACTCATACCATTCTGGTTTGTTAGGATAGTGTGATGTACGTACAGCGTTGATATTGAATCGCTTAAAATCTTTGATATCCTCAATCATACTCTCGCGTGAAATGACGTGGCCGTTTACCGGATCGTGTTCATGGCGGTTGACACCTTTGAGCAACACGGCCTTGCCGTTGACCAACAATTGACCGTTTTTGATGACCACATCTTTAAAGCCTACCTTAAAACTTGTGGCATTTGTGGTATTTCCCTGAGTGTCTTTTAGCATTATCCTGGCTGTATACAAGTTTGGGGTCTCTGCTGACCAAAGTGCTACCGACCCAATATTTTTCTGGTCAACTGATATGGTTGCGGACTCGCCTTTTTTTAAATCCAAATCATGGGTTTGGGAATAGATTGCTGTGCTGTCGGTCTTTTGTATTTCGACCTCCAAACGATACTTTTTGTTGTTTTTCCCACTTTTGTTGGTCACCTCAACTTCATAGTTCACTAGGCCTTGGGTATAGGTGCTTTGATCCAATGCTCCATTAACCTTAACGTTGCTTAAGTGAATTTTGGGAACGGCATAGGCATATACATCACGCTCTATACCGCTAAGCCGCCAAAAATCTTGATCCTCTAGATATGACCCGTCGCAGTAGCGGTACACCTCAACGGCCACTTCATTTTGACCGGATTTGACGTATTCCGTAATGTTGAATTCCTTGGCAGTTTTGGTACCCTCGGCATACCCTACCTTTTGGCCATTGACCCAGACATAATAGGCCGAATTGACTCCCCCAAAAAAGAGGAAGACTTCTTTTTCTTCCCAAGAATTGGGCATTTCGAAGGTACGCTTATAGCTCCCCACAGAATTCATGGAATGCTCAATAAAAGGTGCATTTTTAGGAAAAGGATAGACTACATTTGAATAATGGGGATAGTCATAGCCCTGCATCTGCCAATTTGAAGGCACTGGAATGTTATCCCAACCCGATACATCATGGGAGGTATTGTAAAAATCCACAGGACGGGCCTCTGGATTGGGTGACCAATGAAACTTCCAAGTGCCATTGAGTAAAATATGGTCTTTTCTATTGTTGTGGTAAAAATTGGTACGGGCGGGTTCCGTATTGATTTGGTTGACGGCAGGGTTCTCCCATTCAGCCGTTTGCGCGTATGAGTTGGCCATTGCTAATAGGGCCAAGCTTCTAAGGATCCAGTTGTTCATGATTGTTTATTTTGGAAAAATTATACTTTTAATTTAACTGTTCTTTGTCCTGGCGGATGAGGTGTATTTCGTCATCCAGCAGGGTTAGTAATTCATTATTTGGTTTTGCATGTCCACCATTATTGTTCCGTTAAAAATTGATAACAACAAATGGAATGATACGTCTGCCCTGGATCCAACCGAATCGATGGGAAATTGGGTTGATTGGCACTGTTCGGAAAGTGTTGGGTCTCCAAACAAAATCCTGCCCGTTTTCCATACAGATGTCCATTTTTTCCTTTTTGGGATCCGTCCAAATGGTTGGCGGTATACAATTGTACACCAGGTTCATTGGTATATAGTTGTATTGTTCTACCTGTCAGAGGTTCGTGTACCGTTGCGGCGTGCTGTATTTCACCCGTATGATTATTGAGCACAAAATTGTGATCATAACCATCGCCAATAACCAGTTGTTCGTGGGTTTCGCTAATGCGTTCACCAATCTTGGTCATTTGGGTAAAATCGAAAGGGGTGCCGTGTACTGTTTCCAAAGTACCTATGGGAATACAATCGATATCCATAGGGGTATAGTAGGTGGCATTTACTTGTAGTTGGTGGTCATCGATGGTTCCCATGCCCGCACCTTTTAGGTTAAAATAGGCATGGTGGGTCAGGTTGACGAGGGTAGGGGCATCAGTGGTTGCAAAACTTTCAATTTTTAGGGCATTGTCTTCGGTCAGTTCAAAAACAAGACAAACTTTTAATGTTCCCGGATAACCCTCTTCACCGTCGGGAGATATATATTGCAATTGTAGTTTGTTTTGTTCATGTTGAAGAACTTCCCAGACCACAGAATCAAATCCCTTAGTGCCTCCATGCAGGTGATTGTTTCCTGCATTCGATGTCAGCTTATGGTTTTTTCCATCCAATGTAAATTGAGCATTACGGATTCTATTGGCGCAGCGGCCAATAATTGTTCCGATGTATTGAAGTTCAGGATTCATAGCTTGCTCAATTGTTGCAGGCCCCAAAACCACATCATCAAAATTTCCCTCTGTATCGGGTACCCAAAGGGACAATAACCTAGCCCCGAAATTGCTGATTTCAGCCACTGCACCACCGAAATTCTTGAGTTTGTAAAGACCAACTTTTTTGCCGTTTACTATTGTGTCAAAATCTTCAGGTTTTAAAAATTGCATTGCTGTTTTTTCCATTTCTTTTTTAACCTATTATGGTCAAATATTTTAAGCGGCTTTATTATGGTGTATCGTCTTTTTCCATCATTTTTGATGACAGTACGGTGCGAAAGCCCGAATGTTCCATGGAGGATCTTCGGTAGTGGCCATTCGCGACGATAACCTGTAACTTGCGCAGCAGGATTCACTGCACAAATACGACCCCCCTTTCGTTACCCGTTCACTTGCCAATGGATCGGGAGCATTGAACGCCTTTTCCGCACCTGTGGGATTCAATGTCAAGGCTCCACTCGATTTTAGTTGTTGATAATACTGTGTATTGTAAAAGTCGCTGGTCCATTCCCAAACGTTTACTGACATATCGTAAAGGCCAAAACCATTGGGCTTAAACGTACCCACTGGGGCACTTTTTTCAAAGCCATCTTCGATAGTGTTTGTTAGGGGGAAATCACCTTGCCAAGTATTTGCATATTTCTCCAAAGCATCAACAGTATTCCCCCAAAAATAAACCTTGTCCTTGGTGTTTGCCCGTGTGGCATACTCCCACTCGGCTTCGGTTAGCAGTCTTTTTCCGGCCCAATGGCAATAAGCGTGTGAACCTTCATAGGCAATGTGCACCATAGGATGGTTTTCCTTACCATTGATATTGCTGCTCGGTCCCATGTGTTGTTTCCAGTTTACGCCCGTAACCCATTCCCACCATTGGAAACAATCATGGGGATTGGATATGGCATCGATATTTTTCTTCAGCAACAAGGAGCCCGGTTGCAATAGTTCATTGCCTGGCAGCACCTGTTTTTTAAGCTCCTCACAGTCTACCTTCCGTTTCGTAACTGTAACGTAACCCGTTTCGCCCATAAATTCTGCAAATTCTTGGTTGGTGACCTCATGGATGTCCATGAAAAGGCCGTCAACGGCTACGGGATGGTTGGGTTTTTCGTGTTGCATGACCTGCCAATCATCTAGAACTGCGCCTTGGTCGTACATGTTCTTGGGAATCCAGACCATGCCGTCGGGGGGCTCTATGGAACTGAGTTGAGTGACCAATACCCCAAACAAAGGTTCCGTAACAGGTTTCGACTTATTTTCGAAATGGCCTCCATCCACTTTTTCGGTACAACCATGTACAAAAAATACTAGCGAAATGAAAAGCACGTCCCTTTTGAATAGAGGACGTTTTTTAAGTGGAGCGTTCCCATCAATCTCGTTGCTCGCCACTGTACTTACCATTGCAATGCTTTTGGTCCCGTATTTTGTCCGTATGCTATCAGGTTTCCGGTTACAATTTGAGTGCTGTGATTATCTATCTTTTTGTTTTTGATACGTTTCAATAAGGTCTTTGCTGCCAGTTGGCCTACCTTTTCAGCTCTAAGGTCCATGGCCGCGCATGCCCTTTCTTGAAGGCTATGAAGATTGCCAAAAGTGGTAATCTGTACCTTATTGGCCAAGGCACGGGGTAGTCTTGATAAAACCGAAGTAATAGCCCCGTAGCTCCAATAATCCAAACAAATATATCCATCATAA
The sequence above is a segment of the Muricauda sp. SCSIO 64092 genome. Coding sequences within it:
- a CDS encoding glycoside hydrolase family 2 TIM barrel-domain containing protein, coding for MNNWILRSLALLAMANSYAQTAEWENPAVNQINTEPARTNFYHNNRKDHILLNGTWKFHWSPNPEARPVDFYNTSHDVSGWDNIPVPSNWQMQGYDYPHYSNVVYPFPKNAPFIEHSMNSVGSYKRTFEMPNSWEEKEVFLFFGGVNSAYYVWVNGQKVGYAEGTKTAKEFNITEYVKSGQNEVAVEVYRYCDGSYLEDQDFWRLSGIERDVYAYAVPKIHLSNVKVNGALDQSTYTQGLVNYEVEVTNKSGKNNKKYRLEVEIQKTDSTAIYSQTHDLDLKKGESATISVDQKNIGSVALWSAETPNLYTARIMLKDTQGNTTNATSFKVGFKDVVIKNGQLLVNGKAVLLKGVNRHEHDPVNGHVISRESMIEDIKDFKRFNINAVRTSHYPNKPEWYELCDEYGIYVISEANIESHGYGYKKGETLAGDPQFKLGHMERIQNMVRQYQNHPSIILWSMGNEAGNGDNFVGPYNWIKSYDPSRPVHYERAGRARDTIHYEGRTTDVISWMYADQDLHVMREHFDHDDKKPLDEQRPFFWCEYSHAMGNSNGNFKDYWDWVREHPRVQGGFIWDWMDQGLERTTETGEKYYAYGGDFEPEHLHNDGNFCANGLIGSDRRPHPGLFEVKKVYQNILFSKVGDQQYELFNEHFFTTTERLLFEAALIENGVEVARKTLDIASVGPQQTARVSVDFDYTLVPGKEYYINLTAVNKADEPLLPKGTLLASEQFELQKGNNFVEPSPTSLRVRTKVAKTKGVYSVSVGGYTYEFSKNGFGLDAIKQGDDNLLLEPAKMTFWRAPTDNDFGAWGSYNAPKDEDYFVYRNAAEEKELTHFDYTKDKRGNRIFTYEFAYNQLEATNTIVYTISKNGSLGVQCSFLPKNPDKLKYMPRYGMVLVLQRQFDNVDYYGRGPIENYVDRKSASFVGKYTAKVADFYVPYIRPQENGNRTDVRYTSFTNEVGTGLNFVSDNTFSFSAHHNSMEDFDPGTSKKAQRHTTDIKPRDAVYLHIDYGQTGVGGDNSWSMTALANDEYKLDASKLKYSFTIQPVQVNLTNKN
- a CDS encoding aldose epimerase family protein gives rise to the protein MEKTAMQFLKPEDFDTIVNGKKVGLYKLKNFGGAVAEISNFGARLLSLWVPDTEGNFDDVVLGPATIEQAMNPELQYIGTIIGRCANRIRNAQFTLDGKNHKLTSNAGNNHLHGGTKGFDSVVWEVLQHEQNKLQLQYISPDGEEGYPGTLKVCLVFELTEDNALKIESFATTDAPTLVNLTHHAYFNLKGAGMGTIDDHQLQVNATYYTPMDIDCIPIGTLETVHGTPFDFTQMTKIGERISETHEQLVIGDGYDHNFVLNNHTGEIQHAATVHEPLTGRTIQLYTNEPGVQLYTANHLDGSQKGKNGHLYGKRAGFCLETQHFPNSANQPNFPSIRLDPGQTYHSICCYQFLTEQ
- a CDS encoding formylglycine-generating enzyme family protein, coding for MVSTVASNEIDGNAPLKKRPLFKRDVLFISLVFFVHGCTEKVDGGHFENKSKPVTEPLFGVLVTQLSSIEPPDGMVWIPKNMYDQGAVLDDWQVMQHEKPNHPVAVDGLFMDIHEVTNQEFAEFMGETGYVTVTKRKVDCEELKKQVLPGNELLQPGSLLLKKNIDAISNPHDCFQWWEWVTGVNWKQHMGPSSNINGKENHPMVHIAYEGSHAYCHWAGKRLLTEAEWEYATRANTKDKVYFWGNTVDALEKYANTWQGDFPLTNTIEDGFEKSAPVGTFKPNGFGLYDMSVNVWEWTSDFYNTQYYQQLKSSGALTLNPTGAEKAFNAPDPLASERVTKGGSYLCSESCCASYRLSSRMATTEDPPWNIRAFAPYCHQK